The proteins below come from a single Streptomyces tubercidicus genomic window:
- a CDS encoding enoyl-CoA hydratase/isomerase family protein: MQRQRFGADGWVAIERHGFVAELIMDRPKAMNAVSTAMADSLAQACAELAADRSVRAVVLSSTHERAFCVGADLKERNSFTDADLMRQRPHTRAAYTGVLDLPVPTIAAVHGFALGGGFELALACDLIVADGTAVVGLPEVSVGVIPGGGGTQLLPRRVGAARAAELVFTARRVPAPEAVELGLVDQLAADGQDRAEALELAARIARNSPVGLRAAKRAMRLGHGLDLRAGLDLEDGAWRSVAFSGDRAEGVAAFNEKRDPEWPGE; the protein is encoded by the coding sequence ATGCAACGGCAACGGTTCGGTGCGGACGGCTGGGTCGCCATCGAGCGGCACGGTTTCGTGGCGGAGCTGATCATGGACCGCCCCAAGGCCATGAACGCCGTTTCGACGGCCATGGCCGACAGCCTGGCGCAGGCCTGCGCCGAGCTGGCCGCGGACCGCTCCGTACGCGCGGTGGTCCTCAGCTCCACCCATGAGCGGGCGTTCTGCGTGGGCGCCGACCTCAAGGAGCGCAACTCCTTCACGGACGCGGACCTGATGCGCCAGCGTCCGCACACCCGCGCCGCCTACACGGGCGTACTGGACCTGCCGGTGCCCACCATCGCCGCGGTGCACGGCTTCGCACTCGGCGGTGGCTTCGAGCTGGCGCTGGCCTGCGATCTGATCGTCGCCGACGGTACGGCCGTGGTCGGCCTGCCGGAGGTGTCGGTGGGCGTCATCCCGGGCGGCGGGGGTACCCAGCTGCTGCCGCGCCGGGTGGGCGCGGCGCGGGCGGCCGAGTTGGTGTTCACCGCCCGGCGGGTGCCGGCGCCGGAGGCCGTGGAGCTGGGTCTGGTCGACCAGCTGGCGGCGGACGGGCAGGACCGGGCCGAGGCGCTGGAGCTGGCGGCCCGGATCGCCCGCAATTCGCCGGTCGGCCTGCGGGCCGCCAAGCGCGCCATGCGGCTCGGACACGGCCTGGACCTGCGGGCCGGCCTGGACCTGGAGGACGGCGCCTGGCGCAGCGTGGCCTTCTCCGGTGACCGCGCGGAGGGCGTGGCGGCCTTCAACGAGAAGCGCGACCCGGAGTGGCCTGGGGAGTGA
- a CDS encoding adenylate/guanylate cyclase domain-containing protein, which produces MTADDSGAAPRDTDTGDEAVHDIPVNDPPGAGDEDDENNIAVRLEQLILGADRRYTPFQAARGAGVSMDLAARFWRAMGFADIGQVKALTEADVLALRRLAGLVEAGLLSEAMAIQVARSTGQTTARLADWQIDSFLEGLTEPQDSGLTRTEITYPLVELLLPELEEFLVYVWRRQLAAATGRVVRAQDDAEMVDRRLAVGFADLVGFTRLTRRLEEEELGELVEAFETTCSDLVAAHGGRLIKTLGDEVLFAADDAGIAAEIGLRLIETMAHDETMPELRVGIAFGTVTTRMGDVFGTTVNLASRLTSIAPKDTVLVDQAFAEELGRIGDAPVSEAEAAAAEKAAEEGTGTPPPTYRFALQPMWQRPVRGLGVVEPWLLSRRD; this is translated from the coding sequence GTGACCGCCGACGACTCGGGCGCCGCCCCGCGCGACACGGACACCGGGGACGAGGCAGTGCACGACATCCCCGTCAACGACCCCCCAGGGGCCGGGGACGAGGACGACGAGAACAACATCGCCGTCCGCCTCGAACAACTCATCCTCGGCGCCGACCGCCGCTACACGCCGTTCCAGGCGGCCCGCGGCGCCGGTGTCTCGATGGACCTCGCGGCCCGCTTCTGGCGCGCCATGGGCTTCGCCGACATCGGCCAGGTCAAGGCCCTGACCGAGGCCGATGTGCTGGCCCTGCGCCGCCTCGCCGGCCTGGTCGAGGCCGGTCTGCTCAGCGAGGCCATGGCCATCCAGGTCGCCCGTTCCACGGGCCAGACCACCGCCCGTCTGGCCGACTGGCAGATCGACTCCTTCCTGGAGGGCCTCACCGAGCCCCAGGACTCCGGCCTGACCCGTACGGAAATCACCTATCCGCTGGTCGAGCTGCTGCTCCCCGAGCTGGAGGAGTTCCTGGTCTACGTCTGGCGGCGGCAGCTCGCCGCCGCCACCGGCCGGGTCGTGCGGGCCCAGGACGACGCCGAGATGGTCGACCGCCGCCTCGCCGTCGGCTTCGCCGACCTGGTGGGCTTCACCCGGCTGACCCGCCGCCTGGAGGAGGAGGAACTGGGCGAGCTGGTGGAGGCGTTCGAGACCACTTGCTCCGACCTGGTGGCCGCGCACGGCGGCCGGCTCATCAAGACCCTCGGTGACGAGGTCCTCTTCGCCGCCGACGACGCCGGGATCGCCGCCGAGATCGGGTTGCGGCTGATCGAGACGATGGCGCACGACGAGACGATGCCGGAGCTGCGGGTCGGCATCGCGTTCGGCACGGTCACGACCCGCATGGGCGATGTGTTCGGGACCACCGTCAACCTGGCCAGCCGCCTCACGTCGATAGCGCCGAAGGACACCGTTCTGGTGGACCAGGCGTTCGCCGAGGAACTGGGCCGGATCGGCGACGCCCCGGTCTCCGAGGCCGAGGCCGCGGCGGCGGAGAAGGCCGCCGAGGAGGGCACCGGCACCCCGCCCCCGACGTACCGCTTCGCCCTCCAGCCGATGTGGCAGCGGCCGGTGCGTGGTCTGGGCGTGGTGGAGCCGTGGTTGCTCAGTCGGAGGGACTGA
- a CDS encoding biotin--[acetyl-CoA-carboxylase] ligase, protein MTPQPPENRDKDAGRWSDLSRPPLNATALRRALVRPGALWTSLDVVPATGSTNSDLAARAAEGKAEEGAVLVAEEQSAGRGRLNRTWSAPPRSGIFVSVYLTPRVPTARWGWLPLLTGVATATALSKAAGIDTSLKWPNDILVTAPGDSSSAAGPDGTPGTGERKIGGILAERAGPGVVIGIGLNVSLAADELPVPTAGSLALAGARTTDRDPLLRAVLRSLEQWYATWQAAIGDPATSRLQETYAAGCATLGRSVRAELPGDTDLTGEAVAIDGDGRLVLATANGVRHPVGAGDIIHLRATAQETGGADSAQP, encoded by the coding sequence ATGACGCCTCAACCACCGGAAAACCGGGACAAAGACGCCGGACGCTGGAGCGACCTGAGCCGCCCGCCGCTGAACGCCACGGCCCTGCGCCGCGCCCTGGTGCGCCCCGGCGCGCTCTGGACCTCCCTGGACGTCGTCCCCGCCACCGGCTCCACCAACTCCGACCTGGCGGCCCGCGCGGCCGAGGGGAAGGCCGAGGAGGGCGCCGTCCTGGTGGCCGAGGAACAGTCCGCCGGCCGCGGCCGGCTCAACCGCACCTGGTCGGCGCCCCCGCGCTCCGGCATCTTCGTCTCCGTCTACCTCACCCCCCGCGTCCCCACGGCGCGCTGGGGCTGGCTCCCGCTGCTCACCGGCGTCGCCACCGCCACCGCCCTCTCCAAGGCGGCCGGAATCGACACGTCCCTCAAGTGGCCCAACGACATCCTGGTCACCGCCCCCGGGGACTCCTCCTCCGCCGCCGGTCCGGACGGCACCCCCGGCACCGGCGAACGCAAGATCGGCGGCATCCTCGCCGAACGGGCCGGCCCCGGCGTCGTCATCGGCATCGGCCTGAACGTCTCCCTCGCCGCCGACGAGCTCCCCGTGCCCACCGCCGGCTCTCTGGCCCTGGCGGGCGCCCGCACCACCGACCGCGACCCGCTGCTGCGCGCCGTGCTCCGCTCACTGGAGCAGTGGTACGCCACCTGGCAGGCCGCCATCGGCGACCCCGCCACCAGCCGTCTCCAGGAGACCTACGCGGCGGGCTGCGCCACCCTGGGCCGCTCCGTACGCGCCGAACTCCCCGGCGACACCGACCTCACCGGCGAAGCCGTGGCCATCGACGGCGACGGCCGGCTGGTCCTGGCCACCGCGAACGGCGTACGCCACCCGGTGGGCGCCGGCGACATCATCCACCTGCGCGCCACCGCGCAAGAGACCGGAGGCGCCGACTCCGCGCAGCCGTGA
- a CDS encoding acyl-CoA carboxylase subunit beta: MSEPEANIHTTAGKLADLQRRVELATHAGSARAVEKQHAKGKLTARERIDLLLDEGSFVELDEFARHRSTNFGLEQNRPYGDGVVSGYGTVDGRPVAVFSQDFTVFGGALGEVFGEKIVKVMDFALKNGCPVIGINDSGGARIQEGVASLGMYGEIFRRNTHASGVIPQISLIVGPCAGGAVYSPAITDFTVMVDQTSHMFITGPDVIKTVTGEDVGFEELGGARTHNTTSGVAHHMAGDEKDAIEYIKGLLSYLPSNNLSEPPAFPEEADLETSDTDRELDVLIPDSANQPYDMHVAIEHVLDDHEFQETQALFAPNILTGFGRVEGHAVGVVANQPMQFAGILDIKASEKAARFVRTCDAFNVPVITFVDVPGFLPGTDQEYDGIIRRGAKLIYAYAEATVPLITVITRKAFGGAYDVMGSKHLGADLNLAWPTAQIAVMGAQGAVNILHRRTLAAIEDPAAQDERRQELIQEYEDALLNPYVAAERGYVDAVIMPSETRRHIVRGLRTLRNKREALPPKKHGNIPL, translated from the coding sequence ATGTCCGAGCCGGAAGCAAACATCCACACCACCGCGGGCAAACTGGCGGATCTGCAGCGGCGGGTCGAGCTGGCCACGCATGCCGGTTCCGCCCGTGCAGTGGAGAAGCAGCATGCGAAGGGGAAGTTGACGGCGCGCGAGCGCATCGATCTGCTGCTGGACGAGGGCTCGTTCGTCGAGCTGGACGAGTTCGCGCGGCACCGGTCGACCAATTTCGGGCTGGAGCAGAACCGTCCCTACGGCGACGGCGTGGTGTCCGGCTACGGCACGGTCGACGGCCGCCCGGTGGCCGTCTTCTCCCAGGACTTCACGGTCTTCGGCGGGGCGCTGGGCGAGGTCTTCGGCGAGAAGATCGTCAAGGTGATGGACTTCGCGCTCAAGAACGGCTGTCCGGTCATCGGCATCAACGACTCCGGCGGCGCGCGCATCCAGGAGGGCGTGGCCTCGCTGGGCATGTACGGCGAGATCTTCCGCCGTAACACCCACGCGTCCGGCGTGATTCCGCAGATCAGCCTGATCGTCGGCCCGTGTGCGGGCGGTGCGGTCTACTCCCCCGCCATCACCGACTTCACGGTCATGGTGGACCAGACCTCGCACATGTTCATCACCGGTCCGGACGTCATCAAGACGGTGACCGGTGAGGACGTCGGCTTCGAGGAGCTGGGCGGCGCCCGTACGCACAACACCACCTCGGGCGTGGCACACCACATGGCGGGTGACGAGAAGGACGCCATCGAGTACATCAAGGGGCTGCTGTCCTACCTGCCGTCCAACAACCTGTCCGAGCCGCCGGCCTTCCCGGAGGAGGCGGATCTGGAGACCTCGGACACGGACCGCGAGCTGGACGTCCTGATCCCGGATTCGGCCAACCAGCCGTATGACATGCATGTCGCGATCGAGCACGTGTTGGACGACCACGAATTCCAGGAGACCCAGGCACTGTTCGCGCCGAACATCCTGACCGGCTTCGGGCGGGTCGAGGGGCATGCGGTCGGTGTGGTCGCCAACCAGCCGATGCAGTTCGCGGGAATCCTGGACATCAAGGCTTCGGAGAAGGCCGCGCGGTTCGTGCGGACCTGCGACGCGTTCAACGTCCCGGTGATCACCTTCGTGGATGTGCCGGGCTTCCTGCCGGGGACGGACCAGGAGTACGACGGGATCATCCGGCGCGGCGCCAAGCTGATCTACGCGTACGCGGAGGCCACGGTCCCGCTGATCACGGTCATCACGCGTAAGGCGTTCGGCGGCGCGTATGACGTCATGGGCTCCAAGCACCTGGGTGCGGACCTCAACCTGGCCTGGCCGACCGCGCAGATCGCCGTGATGGGCGCACAGGGCGCGGTCAATATCCTGCACCGCCGCACGCTGGCCGCGATCGAGGACCCGGCGGCGCAGGACGAGCGGCGCCAGGAGCTGATCCAGGAGTACGAGGACGCGCTGCTCAACCCGTATGTCGCGGCTGAGCGCGGTTACGTCGACGCGGTGATCATGCCGTCCGAGACGCGCCGGCACATCGTCCGCGGGCTGCGCACCCTGCGGAACAAGCGCGAGGCGCTGCCGCCGAAGAAGCACGGCAACATCCCGCTCTGA
- a CDS encoding acyl-CoA carboxylase epsilon subunit produces MIKVVRGNPTPEELAAALAVVQARAAAAAAAAPGQRDRGTEWSDPASTVPARARMPHPGPRAWRTSYWRH; encoded by the coding sequence ATGATCAAGGTCGTACGGGGCAATCCCACCCCTGAGGAGCTGGCCGCCGCACTGGCGGTGGTTCAGGCCCGCGCGGCGGCCGCCGCTGCCGCCGCGCCCGGACAGCGGGACCGCGGAACCGAGTGGTCGGACCCCGCGTCGACGGTTCCGGCGCGGGCCCGTATGCCGCATCCGGGGCCGCGGGCCTGGCGGACGAGTTACTGGCGGCATTGA
- the mmpB gene encoding morphogenic membrane protein MmpB → MLWSDPPDEPPEELRDVQAKLRRMGIVLAVAAVVLMLLLAGR, encoded by the coding sequence ATGCTGTGGTCAGATCCGCCCGATGAGCCTCCAGAGGAGCTGCGCGATGTGCAGGCCAAGCTCCGCCGGATGGGCATCGTGCTGGCCGTGGCCGCGGTGGTGCTGATGCTGCTGCTCGCGGGGAGATAG